The window CTACTCTAAGAACAAAACCTCCTAAAATACTTGGGTCAACGATTTTCTCTAATGTTACTTCTTTACCTGCTAGCTCCTTTGCTCTAGCTAAGACTTTCATCTCAAGATCTGCCGAGATGGCAACCGCAGTAGTTACTGTCGCAATCTCGCGTTTATTCATATCTTCAAAAAGAACGATATAGCTCGTTGCAACATCTAATAGGATATCAGTACGCTTATTATCTACTAACAAATCAAATGTTTTCATCGTTACATCACCTGCATCTTTGAAAATTTGACGCAAACCACCTCTTTTTTGCTCCTCCTTAACAAGTGGGCTTGAAAGAAAATTACGCAATTCTTTATTATTAGAAATCGTCACAAGGATGTTTTTCATATCCTCATTAACCGCAAGCGCTTTATTCTCATCTATTGCTAGAGAAAGAATAGCTTTTGCATAACGAGAAGAGGCTCTTGATAATTTCATAATATTAAATATTTGCTTCGGCTAGTAATTGCTCAATAAGTTTGTGCTGAGCATCTTTTTCTGAAAGCTCTTTGCGAGTTACTTTCTCTGCAATATCAACGGAAAGGTTTGCTACTTGTGATTTAATATCAGCAAGAGCTGCTTTCTTTTCAGAAGCGATTGCATCCTGTGCTTGAGCAATAATTTTGTCTGCTTTTTCTTGTGCTTGACCAGCAGCATCTGCGATCATTTTTTCTTTGATCTCACGTGCTTCTTTAATCATCTCGTCTCTTTGAGCGCGAGCCTCTTGAGCAGCAGCTTGATTAGACGCTTCAAGTTTAGCCATTTCTACTTTTGCATTCTCTGCAGAAGCAAGAGCATCAGCAATTCCTTGTTCACGATTATCTAAACTACTTAAGATAGGTTTCCAAGCAAACTTTGCCATAAGGAAAATCAATCCTACAAAAATAACAAGTTGCCAAAAGAAAAGGCCTAGCGAAAAATCATTAATTAATTGATCCATGATCTATATGTAATGTAAATGTTTTAATCTTTAATTTTATAAATCACTACCTATAACCAACCGTTATAGGTAAGTGATTTATGTGGTTGTTTTACTGTGCTTATCCTAAAAGAAGCGCAGCAAAAGCAAAACCTTCAAGAAGTGCTGCGATGATAATCATCGCTGTTTGGATTTTACCAGCAGCCTCTGGCTGTCTAGCGATTGCTTCCATTGCTTTACCACCGATCTGTCCTAGACCGATACCAGCTCCGATTGCAATAAGTCCTGCACCTACAATAGTTGGGATTTCCATAAAAAAACTAATTTAAAAATTAAACAAAACGTTCTCTAACATCTTCTACATCTGCCTCTACATCTTCCGGCTCCTCTTCATGATGGTGATCATGATCTGCAACAGCCATTCCTATGAATAGTGCTGATAGAAGGGTAAATATATATGCTTGTAGAAATGCTACTAATAATTCAATCAATGTGATGAAACATGCTAAAATAAAATAGAATATTCCATAACCTATACTTGCACCTGTCGCAACATCCATATCGGTTTTTGCTACAGTAATGGCTCCTAATAAAGTAAATAATACCACGTGACCAGCTGTAATGTTTGCGTATAAACGAACTAACAATGCAAATGGCTTAGTTAATGTTCCTAATAATTCAATAGGGATAAAGAAAATCTTCATTATTGGGTGCACACCTGGCATCCAGAATATGTGTTTCCAGTAATCTTTATTAGCACTAAATGTTGTGATCAAATAAGTAAGTAAAGCAAGACCTACCGTAACTGCAATGTTACCTGTAAGGTTAGTACCTAGTGGTGTTAATCCTAAAAGGTTTGCAATCCAGATAAAAAAGAATACAGTTAAAAGGAAGCCCATGAATTTGCGGTACTTCTTTTCACCTACATTAGGCTTTGCAATCTCATCTCTTACGTAAATTACTAATGGCTCAAGGACACGACCTATACCTTTAGGAATAGAACGAGTTTTATATTGTTTAGCTAGACTTCTAAATAACAAAAACATTATAAGTCCAACTAGTAATGCTACTACCACGTTTTTAGTAATAGAAAAATCAAAAGGCTTTGTTTGTGTAGGGTGATCATGGTCATCTAATGTGATAGTACCAGCGGCATCTGTCTTATAGATTTTACCATGATACATTTTATAATAATTACCATTATGCTCAGCAATAGTTTCATCATGATGAAACTTTGAAGCCATAAACATTTGCACACCGTCATCCCAAAGTAAAACTGGTAACGGCAAACTAACAAAAAAGTGATCTTCTGCCTTTTCAAAAAGCGTGAAATAATGTGAATCTTGTAAGTGATGGTCTATAAAAGCAGCAACCTCATCTTTTGTATTAACAGCATCTCCTTCTCCATAATGAGCATCATCTACACCTGTTGTACTATGATTTGAATGATCGTTTGCTTGTTCTTGAGCAGTTGCTGTTGCAAATGCTGTAAAAACCAAAGCAAAAAACGCTGTCTTTAAATAAGCTTTAAACATGTAATACACCTTAAAAAGTTAGGTTCTTTAATTCGCGTGCAAATGTACGACAAAAAAGAATCTAAAAAACAGCCTTTTTCTTGTATTTTTTTTTGAGGTAATTTTAATCCTTTGGAGCTTCTAAAGGAGTATCATTGAGCCACTTGATAACCATAAATGCCTCAACCGCTAAAAAGATAAAATACGGAATAAGAAAAGAAAGGATTTGTGTTTTACTCAAGGAAGGCTCATCACTCAATAATTGTGGAAATAAAATGAGCGCTACACCAAATTTAACAAACACCGTTACAAGAAAGGCGTATCCCAATTGATTAGGTACTAAGTCATACAAATAGTACATCGCGCAAACTGATAATAACGTGGCTACTCCTAGAAAGCTGTATAGTTTTATTAAATTAAAAGCAGGCGATTGCTCAGCAAAAGTGTG is drawn from Nonlabens dokdonensis DSW-6 and contains these coding sequences:
- the atpH gene encoding ATP synthase F1 subunit delta, producing MKLSRASSRYAKAILSLAIDENKALAVNEDMKNILVTISNNKELRNFLSSPLVKEEQKRGGLRQIFKDAGDVTMKTFDLLVDNKRTDILLDVATSYIVLFEDMNKREIATVTTAVAISADLEMKVLARAKELAGKEVTLEKIVDPSILGGFVLRVGDKEINASVNNKLGELKRTFASN
- a CDS encoding F0F1 ATP synthase subunit B translates to MDQLINDFSLGLFFWQLVIFVGLIFLMAKFAWKPILSSLDNREQGIADALASAENAKVEMAKLEASNQAAAQEARAQRDEMIKEAREIKEKMIADAAGQAQEKADKIIAQAQDAIASEKKAALADIKSQVANLSVDIAEKVTRKELSEKDAQHKLIEQLLAEANI
- the atpE gene encoding ATP synthase F0 subunit C, with amino-acid sequence MEIPTIVGAGLIAIGAGIGLGQIGGKAMEAIARQPEAAGKIQTAMIIIAALLEGFAFAALLLG
- the atpB gene encoding F0F1 ATP synthase subunit A, which produces MFKAYLKTAFFALVFTAFATATAQEQANDHSNHSTTGVDDAHYGEGDAVNTKDEVAAFIDHHLQDSHYFTLFEKAEDHFFVSLPLPVLLWDDGVQMFMASKFHHDETIAEHNGNYYKMYHGKIYKTDAAGTITLDDHDHPTQTKPFDFSITKNVVVALLVGLIMFLLFRSLAKQYKTRSIPKGIGRVLEPLVIYVRDEIAKPNVGEKKYRKFMGFLLTVFFFIWIANLLGLTPLGTNLTGNIAVTVGLALLTYLITTFSANKDYWKHIFWMPGVHPIMKIFFIPIELLGTLTKPFALLVRLYANITAGHVVLFTLLGAITVAKTDMDVATGASIGYGIFYFILACFITLIELLVAFLQAYIFTLLSALFIGMAVADHDHHHEEEPEDVEADVEDVRERFV
- a CDS encoding DUF6168 family protein, which codes for MNFYLKAFVLILAMSLLSFGIHTFAEQSPAFNLIKLYSFLGVATLLSVCAMYYLYDLVPNQLGYAFLVTVFVKFGVALILFPQLLSDEPSLSKTQILSFLIPYFIFLAVEAFMVIKWLNDTPLEAPKD